A window of Phycisphaerales bacterium contains these coding sequences:
- a CDS encoding glycine--tRNA ligase, with amino-acid sequence MSNESSASPQSPAATRSMDDIVALCRRRGFIWQSSEIYGGINGFWDYGPLGVELKRNLKEAWWHDIVRCPGKGPDGELIDMVGVDCTIIMNPKVWEASGHVGNFADPMSTCARCGNSVRADHIWEVLSTQSAWLDSLLQEFEHFSGRIDAGHLLRWARGKGKHKAPNLALVRNPEVTLTWLSERINDQSNNPPDMKELVQYIATEQFAATGLQTPCPLCGGEMSEARAFKLMFESHAGLSQTEDNKVYLRPETAQGIFTQFWNVVDTSRVKVPFGIAQVGKAFRNEVTPRHYTYRSREFEQMEIEFFIRPDQAAEWYAYWRDARYEWWKSIGLAGDNLQLREHEKEELAHYAKEGAGVCDIEYRFPFTAPGFGELEGVAHRADYDLRAHANACGKGDKLRYFDQERNERYFPHVIEPSAGADRGTLALLCEAYTPDSNRPSGVYMKFHPRLAPIKAAIFPLVNKDGMPEIAEKLYMQLRQKWNVQIDVKQNIGKRYARMDEAGTPYCFTIDSDTLKDQTVTVRHRDTLQQERISLDKVAAFLAEKIGG; translated from the coding sequence ATGAGCAACGAAAGCAGCGCATCCCCGCAATCGCCCGCCGCGACGCGCAGCATGGACGACATCGTCGCCCTGTGTCGCCGGCGCGGCTTCATCTGGCAATCCTCCGAGATCTACGGCGGCATCAACGGCTTCTGGGATTACGGCCCGCTGGGCGTCGAACTCAAGCGGAACCTGAAGGAGGCGTGGTGGCACGACATCGTCCGCTGCCCGGGCAAGGGGCCGGATGGCGAACTCATCGACATGGTCGGCGTCGACTGCACCATCATCATGAACCCGAAGGTGTGGGAGGCGAGTGGCCACGTCGGCAACTTCGCCGACCCAATGTCGACGTGCGCCAGGTGCGGTAATTCCGTGCGGGCAGACCATATCTGGGAGGTGCTCAGTACACAGTCCGCGTGGCTCGACTCACTGCTTCAGGAATTCGAGCACTTTTCTGGGCGAATCGATGCTGGGCACCTGCTGCGTTGGGCGAGGGGCAAGGGCAAGCACAAGGCACCGAACTTGGCGCTCGTTCGCAATCCTGAAGTGACGCTCACATGGCTCTCGGAGAGAATCAACGATCAATCGAACAATCCACCTGACATGAAGGAACTGGTGCAGTACATTGCCACAGAGCAGTTCGCCGCAACGGGCCTTCAGACTCCCTGTCCGCTGTGCGGCGGAGAAATGAGTGAGGCGCGGGCATTCAAGTTGATGTTCGAGAGTCACGCTGGCCTGTCTCAAACAGAAGATAACAAGGTATACCTTCGCCCCGAAACCGCACAGGGCATCTTCACCCAGTTCTGGAACGTGGTCGATACGTCGCGCGTGAAAGTGCCGTTCGGCATCGCACAGGTAGGAAAGGCCTTTCGCAATGAGGTGACTCCACGGCATTACACCTACCGCAGCCGCGAGTTCGAGCAGATGGAGATCGAGTTCTTCATCCGGCCCGATCAGGCAGCCGAGTGGTACGCGTACTGGCGTGATGCCCGCTATGAGTGGTGGAAGTCCATCGGCCTGGCCGGCGACAATCTGCAACTGCGCGAACACGAAAAAGAGGAACTTGCCCACTACGCCAAGGAAGGCGCCGGCGTGTGCGACATCGAATACCGCTTCCCCTTCACGGCGCCGGGCTTTGGCGAACTCGAGGGCGTCGCCCACCGCGCCGACTACGACCTCAGGGCCCACGCCAACGCGTGCGGCAAGGGCGACAAACTCCGCTACTTCGATCAGGAGCGCAACGAGCGTTACTTCCCGCACGTCATCGAGCCCTCGGCCGGGGCCGATCGCGGCACGCTCGCGCTGCTCTGCGAGGCGTACACGCCCGACAGCAATCGCCCCAGCGGCGTGTACATGAAGTTCCACCCGCGCCTCGCGCCGATCAAGGCGGCCATCTTCCCGCTGGTGAACAAGGACGGCATGCCCGAGATCGCCGAGAAGTTGTACATGCAGCTCCGGCAGAAGTGGAACGTGCAGATCGACGTCAAGCAGAACATCGGCAAGCGCTACGCCCGCATGGATGAGGCCGGCACGCCGTACTGCTTCACGATCGATTCCGACACGCTCAAGGACCAGACCGTCACCGTGCGCCATCGCGATACGCTCCAGCAGGAGCGCATCAGCCTCGACAAGGTGGCGGCGTTCCTCGCGGAGAAGATCGGCGGATAG
- a CDS encoding 30S ribosomal protein S18, with protein sequence MARNYEAPVQPRGGKIAKKSAKGKMYVDYKDVDELRRLLSPNGKMYSRKRIGVNAREQRMIAQAIKRARYLGLLPYTDATL encoded by the coding sequence ATGGCTCGCAATTATGAGGCTCCCGTTCAGCCGCGCGGCGGCAAGATCGCCAAGAAATCCGCCAAGGGCAAGATGTACGTCGACTACAAGGATGTCGATGAACTCCGCCGCCTGCTCAGTCCCAACGGCAAGATGTACAGCCGCAAGCGCATCGGCGTCAACGCCCGCGAGCAGCGCATGATCGCCCAGGCGATCAAGCGGGCGAGGTATCTCGGGCTGCTGCCCTATACCGACGCGACGCTCTGA
- a CDS encoding tyrosine phenol-lyase, whose product MPRRHSWAEPYKIKMVEHLRMTTRAEREAAIAEAGFNTFLLRSDDVYIDLLTDSGTSAMSDRQWAGLMMGDEAYAGSRNFYHLETAVRQFYGYRHVIPTHQGRGAEHILSVMCIKPGDFVPGNMYFTTTKAHQELAGATFVDVIVDAAHDPQDESPFKGNVDLAKLEALIARVGADRIPYLCMQTNVNMAGGQPISLANIKATSQLCRRHGIRIMMDATRAVENAYFIRVREPGYENHSIAHILLEMCSYTDGCTCSAKKDSLVNIGGWLAVNDDDLAEQARNLVVLFEGLHTYGGLAGRDMEAMAIGIEESVQYDHIRARIGQVEYLGQTLLRFGVPIVRPIGGHGIFIDAARFLPHIPREQFPAQSLAAALYVQSGVRAMERGAVSSGRHHDTGENIFPKLELVRLTIPRRVYTQAHMDVTAEAVVDLYENARDIVGLRFTFEPKYLRFFQARFEPVVGAKVLRSAPVEPGVQVDAMAALGDGI is encoded by the coding sequence ATGCCGCGTCGTCATTCCTGGGCCGAGCCGTACAAGATCAAGATGGTCGAACACCTCCGCATGACCACTCGCGCCGAGCGCGAGGCGGCCATCGCCGAGGCGGGCTTCAACACCTTCCTGCTGCGCAGCGACGACGTCTACATCGACCTGCTGACCGACTCGGGCACCTCGGCCATGAGCGATCGGCAGTGGGCCGGGCTGATGATGGGAGACGAGGCCTACGCGGGCAGCCGCAATTTCTATCACCTCGAGACCGCGGTGCGGCAGTTCTATGGCTACCGGCACGTCATCCCGACGCACCAGGGCCGCGGGGCCGAGCACATCCTCAGCGTCATGTGCATCAAGCCCGGCGACTTCGTGCCCGGCAACATGTACTTCACGACAACCAAAGCGCACCAGGAACTTGCCGGCGCCACGTTTGTCGATGTGATCGTCGATGCCGCCCATGATCCGCAGGACGAGTCACCGTTCAAGGGCAACGTCGACCTGGCGAAACTCGAAGCGCTCATCGCGCGCGTCGGCGCCGATCGCATTCCGTACCTGTGCATGCAGACGAACGTGAACATGGCCGGCGGGCAGCCGATCAGCCTCGCCAACATCAAGGCCACGAGTCAGCTCTGCCGCAGGCACGGCATCAGGATCATGATGGATGCGACCCGCGCCGTCGAGAACGCCTACTTCATCAGGGTGCGCGAGCCCGGTTACGAGAACCACAGCATCGCCCACATCCTGCTCGAGATGTGCTCCTACACCGACGGCTGCACGTGCTCGGCCAAGAAGGACAGCCTCGTCAACATCGGCGGCTGGCTCGCGGTCAATGATGACGATCTCGCCGAGCAGGCGCGCAACCTCGTCGTGCTCTTCGAGGGCCTGCACACCTACGGCGGCCTGGCCGGGCGCGACATGGAGGCCATGGCCATCGGCATTGAAGAGTCGGTCCAGTATGACCACATCCGCGCGCGCATCGGGCAGGTCGAGTATCTCGGACAGACGCTGCTGCGCTTCGGCGTACCCATCGTGCGGCCCATCGGCGGGCACGGCATCTTCATCGACGCCGCTCGATTTCTGCCGCATATCCCGCGAGAGCAGTTCCCCGCCCAGTCGCTGGCGGCCGCCCTCTACGTGCAGTCCGGCGTGCGCGCCATGGAGCGCGGAGCCGTCTCATCGGGCCGCCACCACGACACCGGCGAGAACATCTTCCCGAAACTCGAACTCGTCCGCCTCACCATCCCGCGCCGTGTCTACACCCAGGCGCACATGGATGTGACAGCCGAGGCAGTCGTCGACCTTTACGAAAACGCCCGCGACATCGTCGGCCTGCGATTCACCTTCGAGCCGAAGTACCTGCGCTTCTTCCAGGCGCGCTTCGAGCCGGTGGTGGGCGCCAAGGTGCTGCGCAGCGCGCCCGTGGAGCCGGGAGTGCAGGTGGACGCCATGGCCGCGCTGGGCGACGGAATCTGA
- the lysS gene encoding lysine--tRNA ligase, giving the protein MTDQPQRTPTEETAYAEQLIADRRAKVKRLREELGVSGYGRRVDGLISLAEARAKYVEGAEGDARPVVRVAGRVMLHRDGGKLHWLNIRDLTADLQIAVSKKDADEQSFAVTQLTDLGDIIVIEGPVMKTRTGEITVWARSVEMACKSIALPPDKFHGIEDPEMRYRQRYVDMYVHPEVARTFETRSRLMKSIRRYMDSRGYLEVETPMLQAQAGGAAARPFITHLNAMDMDVYLRIAPELYLKRLLVGGMPRVYEINRNFRNEGVDRSHNPEFTMMEVYEAFGDYETMRELTEGLIHELAVEVTGVTDGRPVLEFDGMSIDCARPFDRVTYGELFERGLGVSMFDEAAVRAEARKRGIEGAASRDHWLLVSDLFDRFAEGGIDPARPTFVVDFPSAISPLTRPHEDRPELAYRWELFIAGMEFANSYTELNDPDVQERKFTEQLAGANTDDAVFRTLDHDFLNALRVGMPPAGGLGVGIDRLMMILTGNRSIRDVIPFPFMRPEGGAADAGEGAS; this is encoded by the coding sequence ATGACCGACCAACCGCAACGCACGCCCACCGAAGAAACCGCCTACGCCGAGCAACTCATTGCCGACCGGCGGGCGAAGGTGAAGCGCCTGCGCGAAGAACTCGGCGTGAGCGGTTACGGTCGGCGCGTGGATGGATTGATCTCGCTTGCCGAGGCTCGCGCAAAGTATGTCGAAGGCGCCGAGGGCGATGCGCGGCCCGTCGTGCGCGTGGCCGGCCGGGTCATGCTCCACCGCGACGGCGGCAAGCTGCACTGGCTCAACATCCGCGACCTCACCGCCGACCTGCAGATCGCCGTCTCCAAGAAGGACGCCGACGAGCAGAGCTTCGCCGTCACGCAACTGACCGACCTGGGCGACATCATCGTCATCGAGGGGCCGGTGATGAAGACGCGCACCGGCGAGATCACCGTCTGGGCCCGCTCGGTCGAGATGGCGTGCAAGAGCATCGCGCTCCCGCCCGATAAGTTTCACGGCATCGAAGATCCGGAGATGCGCTACCGCCAGCGCTACGTCGATATGTACGTCCACCCCGAGGTGGCGCGGACGTTCGAAACGCGCTCCCGGCTGATGAAATCGATCCGCCGCTACATGGACAGCCGGGGATATCTCGAAGTGGAGACGCCCATGCTCCAGGCCCAGGCGGGCGGGGCGGCGGCGCGGCCGTTCATCACCCACCTCAACGCCATGGACATGGATGTGTACCTCCGCATCGCGCCTGAACTCTACCTCAAGCGCCTGCTCGTGGGCGGCATGCCGCGCGTCTACGAGATCAACCGCAACTTCCGCAACGAAGGCGTCGATCGCAGCCACAATCCCGAATTCACCATGATGGAGGTCTACGAGGCGTTCGGCGACTACGAGACGATGCGCGAACTGACCGAAGGCCTCATCCACGAACTCGCCGTCGAAGTCACCGGCGTCACCGACGGCCGGCCCGTGCTTGAGTTCGACGGCATGTCAATCGACTGCGCGCGGCCCTTCGACCGCGTGACGTATGGCGAGCTTTTCGAGCGAGGGCTGGGCGTGTCGATGTTCGACGAAGCGGCCGTGCGGGCCGAGGCGCGCAAGCGCGGCATCGAAGGCGCCGCCAGCCGTGATCACTGGCTGCTCGTGAGCGACCTCTTTGACCGCTTTGCCGAAGGCGGCATCGATCCGGCGCGGCCGACGTTCGTCGTCGATTTCCCCAGCGCCATTTCGCCGCTCACCCGGCCGCACGAAGATCGGCCTGAACTCGCGTATCGGTGGGAGCTGTTCATCGCCGGCATGGAGTTCGCCAATTCATACACTGAACTCAATGACCCGGACGTGCAGGAGCGCAAGTTCACCGAGCAACTCGCGGGGGCGAACACCGATGACGCCGTGTTCCGCACGCTCGATCACGACTTCCTCAACGCGCTGCGCGTGGGCATGCCCCCGGCCGGCGGGCTGGGCGTGGGCATTGATCGGCTCATGATGATCCTGACGGGCAATCGCTCCATCCGCGACGTAATTCCCTTCCCGTTCATGCGGCCGGAGGGCGGCGCGGCCGATGCGGGTGAAGGCGCATCGTGA